In Xiphophorus couchianus chromosome 8, X_couchianus-1.0, whole genome shotgun sequence, the following proteins share a genomic window:
- the LOC114150132 gene encoding bile salt-activated lipase-like, with translation MAVLGVLVALSVLLEVISATSLGVVSTEGGLVQGQNLLLGFSRYMDVFKGIPFADIPGRFEKPKSHPGWSGTLKATQFRDKCLQLNPFMTIVSGNEDCLYLNIWVPHLGSVASNMPVMVWIYGGAFMFGESFGANFMGTHLYNGQELAERGNVIVVTLGYRVGTLGFLSAGDSTLPGNYGLWDQQAAIAWVHRNIQAFGGDPSNITVFGESAGGASVSFQTLTPHNKGLIRRAITQSGVALCPWSVNRNPRKYAEELALKVNCPTDSGMADCLKMTDPKVLTKAGTVSLTSSPDDPFVDNLALTPVIDGDFLPDDPSNLFHNTADIDYMAGANDMDGHIFTFYDVPSINSPLTFTSVDEIKRLLGAFTKEKGTLGFENAFSTYTLDWGSNPSQETIKKTAVAIETDYIFLIPTQAALYLHASNAGTGRTYSYLFSEPNRMGNYNKPWLGADHADDLQYVFGLPYSTPVMYWPKHRTLSGHMIAYWTNFAKTGDPNVGELRTPATWPTFTSTGHKFLEINSKMDAGYVGQKLRLRYVNFWTSIFPNLPSIYSE, from the exons ATGGCGGTTCTCGGGGTTTTGGTAGCGCTTTCCGTTCTGCTGGAGGTCATCTCTGCCACCTCT CTCGGGGTTGTGTCCACCGAGGGAGGGTTGGTGCAGGGTCAAAACCTTCTCCTGGGTTTCAGTCGCTACATGGATGTTTTTAAAGGCATTCCCTTCGCTGACATCCCTGGGAGGTTTGAGAAGCCAAAGAGTCACCCAGGCTGGAGCG GTACACTTAAGGCCACCCAGTTCAGGGACAAATGCCTTCAACTGAACCCTTTCATGACCATCGTCTCTGGCAACGAGGACTGTCTTTACCTGAACATCTGGGTTCCTCACCTTGGCTCAG tggcctCCAATATGCCCGTCATGGTCTGGATCTACGGTGGAGCTTTCATGTTTGGTGAGTCATTTGGAGCAAACTTCATGGGAACCCATCTCTACAATGGACAGGAATTGGCAGAGAGAGGAAACGTTATTGTTGTGACGTTGGGATACCGTGTGGGAACCCTTGGCTTCCTGAGTGCTGGAGACTCCACTCTTCCTG GAAATTATGGGCTGTGGGACCAGCAGGCCGCCATTGCATGGGTGCACAGAAACATCCAGGCATTTGGAGGAGACCCCAGCAACATCACCGTCTTTGGAGAATCCGCCGGAGGAGCCAGTGTTAGCTTCCAG ACACTCACCCCTCACAACAAGGGATTGATTAGGAGAGCCATCACCCAAAGCGGCGTCGCCCTTTGCCCTTGGTCTGTCAACAGAAACCCTCGCAAGTATGCTGAAGAG CTTGCTCTGAAAGTCAACTGCCCCACTGACAGCGGAATGGCCGACTGTCTGAAGATGACGGATCCAAAGGTTCTCACTAAAGCGGGAACCGTCTCTTTGACCAGCTCTCCTGACG ACCCTTTTGTCGACAACCTGGCTCTTACTCCTGTGATTGACGGCGACTTCCTGCCCGATGACCCGTCCAATCTGTTCCACAACACCGCCGACATCGACTACATGGCCGGAGCCAACGACATGGACGGACACATCTTTACCTTTTATGATGTCCCGTCGATCAACTCTCCTCTGACGTTCACCTCTGT CGATGAGATCAAGAGGCTCCTGGGTGCTTTCACCAAGGAGAAAGGGACCCTTGGCTTTGAGAATGCCTTCTCTACCTACACCTTGGACTGGGGATCCAATCCCAGCCAGGAGACCATCAAGAAAACTGCCGTGGCCATTGAAACAGACTACATATTCCTGATTCCCACTCAGGCTGCCCTTTATCTCCACGCCTCCAATGCAGG AACTGGTCGCACCTACTCGTACCTCTTCTCTGAGCCCAACCGTATGGGAAACTACAACAAGCCCTGGCTGGGCGCTGATCACGCCGATGACCTGCAGTACGTCTTTGGATTACCTTACTCCACGCCGGTGATGTACTGGCCGAAACATCGGACCTTGTCTGGACACATGATCGCCTACTGGACCAACTTTGCTAAGACAGG AGATCCTAACGTAGGAGAGCTGAGAACACCTGCAACATGGCCGACATTTACGTCCACTGGACACAAGTTCTTGGAGATCAATTCCAAGATGGACGCCGGCTACGTGGGCCAGAAGCTGAGGTTGCGCTATGTGAATTTCTGGACCAGCATTTTTCCCAACCTTCCCTCCATCTACTCAGAATAA
- the gtf3c5 gene encoding general transcription factor 3C polypeptide 5, producing the protein MAAAGPADQGDVTLNFTLKELSLSGRTGESTPGGSSSVELRNKKLVCVEYPAMVTSVERMLETLGGEQTVTKTFSDPSRRLEMRFRPRDPFCHSMCGNRLPSSNLLLRVRRRVRKKDPKDAQIQMDVMGIIGTTYKFQGMVDFQCLAVDSQNGKNVSLYDKIILHKAENQAFFAQDVPYFLPPAIFSRLDSPVDYFYRPDSVQKLVSSLPLPVSKNFIGLNRARRPHNAIFVSFTDPAVPSECLEAARVNWGRVCLKEHDLESEEKVKKMFESRPIWSRNALKANLDLHPEKLKLLLPVYAYYMVTGPWRSLWVRLGYDPRTTTESKKYQTLDFRIRVSSKYGYTPPNIPVKAKRSTLSYSLPTTLNKTAPPAASLMDIPAPEGPSTSRDPPPVSFQLKDSAYIFRDGLLPPHRQMFYQLCDLDVDSIREAISQNDGEERECDERDGWCVVGTTDKLRDIISTMIKKVVREKKPEKQERLPKRRRRGHVKYTMKDPKGEDEEEDDDEEEEEEEGDNKEDEEENEDDEFQPSEGSENEMETEILDYM; encoded by the exons ATGGCGGCTGCCGGGCCTGCGGATCAGGGGGATGTGACGCTGAACTTTACCCTGAAAGAGCTGAGCCTGTCCGGCCGGACCGGAGAGTCCACGCCGGGCGGCTCGTCCTCCGTGGAGCTGCGGAACAAGAAGCTGGTGTGCGTGGAGTATCCCGCCATGGTGACCAGCGTGGAGAGGATGCTGGAGACTCTGGGAGGAGAACAGACGGTGACGAAA ACGTTCAGTGACCCCAGCAGGCGACTGGAGATGCGTTTCCGACCCCGTGACCCCTTCTGCCACTCTATGTGTGGAAACCGGCTCCCGTCGAGCAACCTCCTGCTCAGGGTGCGACGGCGGGTCCGAAAAAAAGACCCCAAAGACGCTCAGATCCAGATGGACGTGATGGGAATCATAGGGACGACGTACAAGTTCCAGG GGATGGTAGACTTCCAGTGCCTCGCTGTGGATTCCCAGAACGGAAAAAACGTCTCTCTTTACGACAAAATCATCCTCCATAAAGCGGAGAATCAAGCGTTCTTCGCGCAGGACGTTCCTTACTTCCTGCCCCCGGCCATTTTCTCACGCCTCGACAGTCCGGTGGATTACTTCTACCGACCCGACTCCGTTCAGAAGCTGGTGTCGTCGCT CCCTCTGCCCGTCAGTAAGAACTTCATCGGTTTGAACCGCGCCCGGCGGCCTCACAACGCCATCTTCGTCAGCTTCACGGACCCCGCCGTTCCCAGCGAGTGCCTGGAGGCGGCGCGGGTCAACTGGGGTCGGGTGTGCCTGAAGGAGCACGACCTTGAGAGCGAGGAGAAGGTCAAGAAG ATGTTTGAGAGTCGACCCATCTGGTCCCGCAACGCCCTCAAGGCCAACCTGGACCTCCACCCGGAGAAGctcaagctgctgctgcccgTCTACGCCTACTACATG GTCACCGGACCCTGGAGGAGCCTGTGGGTCCGACTCGGCTACGACCCCAGAACGACCACAGAGTCCAAGAAATACCAGACGCTGGACTTTAGGATCCGGGTCAGCTCCAAATACG gctACACTCCACCCAACATACCGGTGAAAGCCAAGAGAAGCACCCTGAGCTACAGTCTGCCGACCACGCTAAACAAAACAG CTCCGCCGGCTGCCAGCCTGATGGATATTCCCGCCCCAGAAGGCCCCAGTACCAGTCGCGACCCGCCTCCCGTCTCCTTCCAGCTGAAG GACTCCGCTTACATCTTCAGAGACGGTTTGCTGCCTCCACACAGACAGATGTTCTACCAGCTTTGTGATTTGGACGTGGACAG CATCAGAGAGGCGATAAGCCAGAACGACGGCGAGGAGCGGGAGTGTGACGAGCGCGACGGCTGGTGTGTCGTCGGCACCACGGATAAGCTGAGAGACATCATCTCCACTATGATTAAGAAGGTGGTCAGGGAGAAGAAACCAG aaaagcAAGAGAGGTTACCAAAGAGACGACGGAGAGGACATGTAAAATACACGATGAAAGATCCAAAAggagaggatgaggaagaggacgatgatgaagaagaagaagaggaggagggtgaCAACAAAGAAGACGAAGAGGAAAACGAGGATGATGAGTTTCAGCCTTCAGAAGGAAGTGAAAATGAGATGGAGACAGAAATCCTGGATTATATGTGA
- the gfi1b gene encoding zinc finger protein Gfi-1b encodes MPRSFLVKNKRCASYNIHRSYEEEQPAEFEDQEVPSQLQSTDSSEEPLSEGPSADRCSPPEDSEPQCPLPAHPEPASPPLAPSQPYYLTEPHMAEFPPYYKPSYAWESVSSSYKLRQLSFSPTVLQHASSLYGGHISHSPPPQQPLDCSTHYSPTSNTYHCITCDKVFSTSHGLEVHVRRSHSGMRPFGCSICRKTFGHAVSLEQHMNVHSQEKSFECKMCGKSFKRSSTLSTHLLIHSDTRPYPCQYCGKRFHQKSDMKKHTYIHTGEKPHKCQVCGKAFSQSSNLITHSRKHTGFKPFGCDVCSKGFQRKVDLRRHHESQHGMK; translated from the exons ATGCCGCGGTCATTTCTGGTGAAAAACAAACGGTGCGCCTCCTATAACATCCACCGCAGTTACGAAGAGGAGCAGCCGGCGGAGTTTGAAGACCAGG AAGTCCCGTCGCAGCTGCAGAGCACAGACTCATCAGAGGAGCCCCTGTCTGAGGGGCCCTCCGCAGACAGGTGCTCCCCTCCGGAGGATTCAGAGCCGCAGTGTCCGTTACCTGCTCACCCAGAGCCGGCCAGCCCGCCGCTGGCCCCTTCACAGCCCTACTACCTAACAG AGCCCCACATGGCCGAGTTCCCGCCTTACTACAAGCCTTCGTACGCCTGGGAGTCGGTGTCGTCGTCCTACAAGCTGCGGCAGCTGAGCTTCAGCCCCACGGTGCTGCAGCACGCCAGCAGCCTGTATGGCGGCCACATCAGCCACAGTCCGCCGCCGCAGCAGCCGCTGGACTGCAGCACGCACTACTCCCCCACCTCCAACACCTACCACTGCATCACCTGTGACAAA GTTTTCTCAACTTCTCATGGACTGGAGGTTCATGTCAGGCGGTCACACAGCGGAATGAGACCATTTGGTTGCAGCATCTGCAGGAAAACCTTTGGGCATGCTGTGAGTCTGGAGCAGCACATGAACGTTCACTCTCag GAAAAAAGTTTTGAGTGCAAGATGTGCGGTAAATCCTTCAAGCGCTCCTCCACGCTGTCCACCCACCTGCTCATCCACTCCGACACCAGACCTTACCCCTGTCAGTACTGCGGGAAACGGTTCCATCAGAAGTCGGACATGAAGAAGCACACGTACATCCACACGG GCGAAAAGCCGCACAAGTGCCAGGTTTGCGGCAAAGCGTTCAGCCAGAGCTCCAACCTGATCACCCACAGCAGGAAGCACACGGGATTCAAACCGTTTGGGTGTGACGTTTGCTCAAAGGGCTTCCAGAGAAAGGTGGATCTGCGCCGGCATCACGAGAGTCAGCACGGCATGAAGTGA